A single Alphaproteobacteria bacterium DNA region contains:
- a CDS encoding UxaA family hydrolase, with amino-acid sequence MSKVPSEFLGYARPDGSAGTRNHVLVLSILGLANRAAERAAQALPGVLYVGTPYGRGQYGDDKTAHRDQLVGLCRNPNIAGAVIVGADRGALEGIAHLAAASGKPTRTVALDDTHEDSLDASAAAIRHAGELAHAASRLRREKFPASALFMGVECGHSDATSGLVANPVSGACVDRLVDTGGTAVVGETVEWLGAEHIVAKRAANDAVAKAIVDAVLRREQAVARTGQDLTGNNPGAENIRGGLSSIEEKSLGAIAKTGSRPIQGVLALAERPAGKGLYLMDGPSFSPESLTGFAAAGAQLMLFTTGAGNAFTNAIAPTIKITGRPDTARRLVQQIDFDASPVFEGREDIADAGARLFELVMAVASGAATWGEIHGEGAECFTRIGASM; translated from the coding sequence GTGAGCAAAGTTCCGTCCGAGTTTCTGGGATATGCGCGGCCCGACGGTTCGGCTGGAACGCGCAATCATGTCCTGGTTTTGTCGATCCTCGGGCTCGCCAACCGCGCGGCCGAGCGTGCGGCGCAGGCGTTACCCGGTGTCCTTTATGTCGGTACGCCTTACGGGCGCGGCCAGTACGGCGACGACAAGACCGCGCATCGCGATCAGCTCGTCGGCTTGTGCCGCAATCCCAATATCGCCGGGGCGGTGATCGTGGGTGCCGATCGCGGCGCGTTGGAAGGTATCGCCCATCTCGCCGCCGCTTCGGGAAAGCCGACCCGCACCGTGGCGCTCGACGACACGCACGAGGATTCGCTCGACGCGAGTGCCGCCGCCATCCGCCATGCGGGCGAGTTGGCGCATGCCGCATCTCGTTTGCGCCGCGAGAAGTTCCCCGCATCGGCCCTATTCATGGGTGTGGAGTGCGGGCATTCCGATGCGACCTCGGGTCTTGTCGCCAATCCGGTGTCGGGCGCTTGCGTCGATCGCCTGGTCGATACGGGCGGCACGGCGGTGGTGGGCGAGACGGTCGAATGGCTGGGGGCGGAACACATCGTCGCGAAGCGCGCGGCCAACGATGCCGTCGCGAAAGCCATCGTCGATGCGGTGCTGCGCCGCGAACAAGCGGTGGCGCGCACCGGCCAGGATCTGACCGGCAATAATCCGGGGGCGGAGAATATCCGCGGCGGTTTGTCGTCGATCGAGGAAAAGTCGCTCGGCGCCATTGCCAAAACCGGATCGCGGCCGATCCAAGGCGTGCTCGCCTTGGCCGAACGTCCGGCGGGCAAGGGTCTTTATCTGATGGACGGGCCCAGCTTTTCGCCCGAATCGTTGACCGGTTTCGCGGCCGCCGGTGCGCAGTTGATGCTGTTCACCACGGGGGCGGGCAACGCATTCACCAACGCGATCGCGCCGACGATCAAAATCACCGGCCGCCCCGATACGGCGCGCCGCTTGGTCCAGCAGATCGATTTCGACGCGAGCCCCGTGTTCGAAGGGCGCGAGGACATCG